cgtcctctttttttctggagccatatggtaaccctacgtatggctatttttatgttcttctgGGGGCTCCTTATCTTATGTCACTGGTGTTGTAGGGATTGtctgaaatccaggactggcttcAAATCTTTCTCCTGGACCTCAGTAACTTGCTAGCTTTACTATATCACCATGGCTTCACCGGGGATTAAAATTAGGAATGGATAAAATGGAGCTTGCTGGTAACCTCTGTTGCAGTTTAAACTTTCTCTGAAAGGTATTTAATGCACTGGGAAGCtcagtaaatcttttacttttaaattggtgagaatttggaacggacttccagattctctaagactggtagacagtgttccctctaagcgggcgggtgttgtgagcaaacttttttcaccgtgagccaaaaatatcgggcgccagcaagttatgagccaactcgcccgattctcctctcgccgccctgccatctgccgtacgcctcttccgatcgtgcgctgtgacgagaaacgtgtgcgctgcgatgtaatattttgtgcgccagcgcacgccagcgcagcttagcgggaacactggttcaaatggttttatttatttccccaaatttatttttgttatacgcattgaaaatatttgatattgcgtttaaatcaaaatctcaataaacttgaaacgagtgcccgtgagattgtgggagggttaaatactcaaaacttagaagtttttgctacgccagctttctggtatctttacatacagtggcgtacctagcatatgtaacatccggggcccatcattttttggcacccccccccatctgtaagaaaaacatgatttttagtaacaaaccacacgtcacacatgagtacctaggaaaaggcagcatcttacatattgcagtgagcagtacatcaatacacccattgtaaaactaaacaagccagaccagcacagatcaatcctacaccgtcaatcctaacagaaaaccatgtctttcgaacacacagaacacagaaaacaccttcgcctagtaaggaatatgtaatcacaaactaacccctccctcttttacaaaactgtagtgtggattttagctacggaggtaacagctctgatgctcataaaattctgagcatcagagctgctaccaccaaggctggtgctaaaaacgcttcacagttttgtaaaaggggggataaaataaaaatacatagacaaaggttaaattgaaccagcaagaagctggactctgcatacaatgcttcacagaaacagtgacacatgtctcctaaagcaataaataaatagaaatttttttctacctttgtcttctgtggtttctcctttcctcatcttcttgtaactctcttccttccatccactgtctgccgtctctcttcccctatatggcatcttctctccttctatgccccttccagaaactgtatgcctcccccttccatctctcctttcaccccattggtctggcatctctctcctcgccttccctctcccacacctctcctcatagtctggtatctccccttccctgattctctggcatctctctcctttccttttcttccatctttcgctccccctccatgctctcacatctcccccttccttttcccttagactggcataccttcctcctacgctccaagccctggcatctcctttaattccctccctcatcttccttctccctccagctgggtaccgcaacactcttccctgcagctctgcacttccccacaattgccatgcttcggttcctcttcttccttccttcctccccccccccccccccgcgggaccctgcggcaccatcaactcttactccctctaatgtcggccctgcagctccagacttcctcgcaccttctcccctccccctttggatcgctattattttaaatgttatagccgcggagctgtatccatcagtggagatgtctaacctcggcctgccccggaactcttactgcagcagccgcccgtctaggcaggaacaggaagtcactgttgcagtaagagttccggggcaggccgaggttagacatctccactgatggatacagctccgcggctataacatttaaaataatagcgatccaaagggggaggggagaaggtgcgaggaagtctggagctgcagggccgacattagagggagtaagagttgatggtgccgcagggtcccgcgggggggggggggaggaaggaaggaagaagaggaaccgaagcatggcaattgtggggaagtgcaatccccccaatgcgtccccttaccttaccgacgcgtgtgtgcgctgtgaagagaaactttgcgctgcgatgtaatattttgtgcgcgagcgcaggccaacgcagcttagcgggaacacaattatttcaatttcgaaaaagttttatttctatcatttaaatttctccagaattctactgttcaacggctcccccttctgcttctattcctttctctcctctcttctaccttccaaagtatttagatcaatgctgtcttgttaaaatgtttattttatttttatttttcctctaactctacttttcacttctctattaccctccaggtactttagttagattgtgagccttcgggacagtaagggaatttttcaagtacctttcttatttctaatcttaatgtatattttctgtaaaccgcttagaacctaacggatgtagcggtatataagaaataaattacattacattacattacattacattacattacatttttaaaacctggctgttttcacaatacagtcaaacctcggtttgctagtaacgcggtttgcgagcgttttgcaagacgagcaaaacattcccgcctatcgtgcctcgcaaaccgagcgttgactcaatttgcgagtgctccccccgcaatccagcatccccccccccccgcttgtgTCACCTCtccccgccgcgatccggcatcccccgccgAGCACACAAAcagcatcccttaccccgatttggcaccggcagcagcaccaacgcacaggacatgccggtgccagaagatcttccttcttggctgggctgggccttgagcatctgcgaatgctcaaggccttctggtctcgctttctccgagattctcgaggaaactcgctttgatatacgagcaatttggtttacgaacatactcctggaacaaattatgttcataaaccaaggttccactgtagttaatttgattttagttaTCGTATAGTAATTtgaagcaattcaacatacttttttctaactttttccatccatctgatctaaccaatttctgtttttatcccacagtttttatttgttatattgcattttttacgaactgtaaccgagtcaagctccttagggagtagattcgatATAtgaaatgaagattagattagattgttcaTGGTTCTAGAGAGGCAAAACTTTGGAAACAGGTAAACACTTACTGTGTGctcttttaatatttattttacattttgaAATATATAAAAGGATAACTTGTgcaatatatttaaaataaaaataaaaatcacttacaaaaaaaaaaagaatatcttgTAAATCGTCATTTTGAAAAGTTCAGTCTACTCATTTTGGACTTAAAAGGGTCTTTTAGGTTTGGGTGGAACTAACCATTTTGTCAAAATGAGATGAATGCTTTTCACTTTATAGCTGACATCTGGTTGACTGAGCCCTGATAGATCCCCCTGTGCATGCTGGGagttgtagttctgatttctttAATCATAGCAGGACTTCATCGCTGAGCATAACATggggtaaaaccaggactgaaTCAGCTGCTTGGGATGACTTGGGAATGGTGACAGCCCAATCTGTCCTTCTTTATCAAGAGGGACAAATTTAGAGGTTTTTTTCCTGAACCCAGCGGAAGGAGGATAAATACATAAATACCCCAGGACCTGCACTGCAGCTTCCCAGCGTCAAAGCACGGTGGAGGATTTGGTCTTGGAAGACAGAACCTGTCGGAAGCGTCTTTTCAGTTCCTGCATGTTGGGAGACTTGGGCCGGATGAGGTGAAGGCCCCGCCTCTTTTCCCCATTACTGCTGCCAATAACTCTGCTCACTTCCTGGCACAACTGGTAGAAAGCATCGTAGACCCCCTCAAAATGTTCCCGTGCAGACACTTCAGAGTAGGTGCCTGTGAGTTCGCTGGCGAGCTGCAGTCCTTCGTCGGAAGAAACCTGCCGGGCCCGCAGCAGGTCTCCTTTGTTGGCAATCAGGAGAAGGGGGATGTTGGCATTGGGGTGGATCTTGCGGATGTGCTGGCAGAGAGGCCGGACCATGCGGTAGCTCTCATAGTCAGTAATGGAATAGACCAGGACGAAGCCATCTGCCCAGTAGATGGACCGGTTTATCTGTTCCTGACAGCAAATGTTCTCAGCATCATCCTGTTACCAAGAAAAAGGACCAAATTACAATGTGGAATACTATATTCCATCAGGAAAAGCTTTGCATACCCTGGTTTTGACTTCTGTACGAGGTCTGTAGATGTTTCAAGTCACTTTTAGAGCCTAGCAGACGCTTcgtttttaatttataacattttattgaaggaatccaataaatatacaataatataatacaataaaataatcattacatttatattcacaatattaattttcaaacatgtctatcattccttcaaaataaatttccaTATTACCCATTACAtacctctataccaggggtgtccaatgtcagtcctcgagggccgcaatccagtcgggttttcaggatttccccaatgaatctgcattgaaagcagtgcatgcacatagatctcatgcatagtcattggggaaatcctgaaaacccgactggattgcggccctcgaggaccgacattggacacccctgctctataccctCCCACAGTtgcctacccccttccctttcacccctccctcccttccccccccccattgttttaattattattataacattgtaatgaatgaattaaacaaaaatacaattcaagtaaTTTCACATATATTACTATCATCCCTCCTATTCCCACCAGGTATTAGAATGCAAAGAATGTTTgcaaagcttcaatgtaaagcattaagaatcatacttcttgatctagagcagtgtttttcaaccttttttgggcaaaggcacacttgtttcatgaaaaaaatcacgaggcacaccaccattagaaaatgttaaaaaatttaactctgtgcctatattgactatatataaagtaattctcttgaataggaatcaaataaacacaaagaaagtattttataatgctgccaccgccaacaacaccgttggcggc
The nucleotide sequence above comes from Geotrypetes seraphini chromosome 5, aGeoSer1.1, whole genome shotgun sequence. Encoded proteins:
- the LOC117361242 gene encoding ras-like protein family member 11A-like, producing MSQYCNNFLLVPIPEYPPSDCAPNKTIKLVVLGGDSVGKTALIVRFLTKRFIGDYEANTGALYSRKFIVDGEQISLQIQDTPFVSLEDDAENICCQEQINRSIYWADGFVLVYSITDYESYRMVRPLCQHIRKIHPNANIPLLLIANKGDLLRARQVSSDEGLQLASELTGTYSEVSAREHFEGVYDAFYQLCQEVSRVIGSSNGEKRRGLHLIRPKSPNMQELKRRFRQVLSSKTKSSTVL